CCATGAAATCTCTATTCATACGACCCCTTGTCATTGGCATAGGTATGCTCACCAGTGTTCTTAGCTATGCACAGACTGAAGCTGGAGGTCTTTCCTCGCAGATCAATAGCCAGACTATCTCTCAACAAGGTGTACATGCCCTCAATCTAGGTGACCTCTTCGGCCTCAGGCTCGATGGTGTCTCAGCGGATGGGGATAAACTGGGCAACAATACCTGGTTTGGATTCATGTCCCACTACGGATACAATATTGTGGACAATGTCCAAGTACGCGGCTATCTGGGATATGATGTGGATTCCTTTACTCCCGATCAAGGAAGCGGGTCCCAATCCTCGAGCAGTTTCAATGCAGGCATAGGTGCATCGTACATCCTTCCCATCGGATCACAGAACCTGTTCATCGGAGGCAATTTCGGAGGTGGAACGCTGAATAGCGAAGATGACATTGGAGGATCCACATTCTCAAGTGAATCCGATTACACGGAGTATAGCCTGGGTGTCAAGATGCCTTATCTTCTCAATGACGGGCATGCCTTCACCCTCTATGTCAATTACAGCGGATTGACTCAGAATTTCGATGATGGTGACAATACATTCACCGGGGTCAATCTCGGTTTCAATACCTATAACTTCAATACCGGTGATCGATTCGATGTATTCCACAGCGGTCAAGGCTCGAGCTTTTCTGAGAATCAGTTCCTTGCCGGGAACTATGCCGTGGGTGGAAGTACCGGTCTCAACCTGACCTTTGGGACCGATGTCTTGACCCAGGAGTTCGATGGCGAGAACTTCGAATCAGAAACAGCTGTCACCCAGATCGATTTCAATTATGAGGGACTCTATTATGTGGGAGATGGGTTCGGTATTCGAGGTGGATTCGATTACAGTTTGGCCAAATTCTGCGATCCGGAATCGGATGCAAGCTCTACAGCTTCCCTTTTGATGGTC
The genomic region above belongs to Flavobacteriales bacterium and contains:
- a CDS encoding outer membrane beta-barrel protein, with product MKSLFIRPLVIGIGMLTSVLSYAQTEAGGLSSQINSQTISQQGVHALNLGDLFGLRLDGVSADGDKLGNNTWFGFMSHYGYNIVDNVQVRGYLGYDVDSFTPDQGSGSQSSSSFNAGIGASYILPIGSQNLFIGGNFGGGTLNSEDDIGGSTFSSESDYTEYSLGVKMPYLLNDGHAFTLYVNYSGLTQNFDDGDNTFTGVNLGFNTYNFNTGDRFDVFHSGQGSSFSENQFLAGNYAVGGSTGLNLTFGTDVLTQEFDGENFESETAVTQIDFNYEGLYYVGDGFGIRGGFDYSLAKFCDPESDASSTASLLMVMIGAQYHIDAVCPAFYGFLDVGAGSSAFTITNDDDEEVSSDSEGLFGLNLGVGDQYFIAPRLALRPEIGFRFLSRGDVPVTESGLNFNLGFIAYVTSD